The following proteins are encoded in a genomic region of Parabacteroides pacaensis:
- the rbfA gene encoding 30S ribosome-binding factor RbfA: MESTRLNKINRLIQKELGEIFLLQTKAMKGVLISVTTVRVTSDLSLARVYLSIFPSEKGEELLENIKVNTKSIRFELGQRVGKQLRKIPELSFYLDDSLDYIENIDNLLNK, encoded by the coding sequence ATGGAAAGTACAAGATTAAATAAAATCAACCGGTTGATTCAAAAAGAACTGGGCGAAATATTCCTTCTCCAAACAAAAGCGATGAAGGGAGTGCTTATTTCAGTTACTACCGTAAGGGTGACTTCGGATTTAAGCCTTGCTCGTGTGTATTTGAGTATTTTTCCTTCAGAAAAAGGAGAAGAGTTGCTGGAAAATATTAAAGTGAATACGAAAAGTATTCGTTTCGAGCTAGGCCAACGGGTAGGCAAACAATTGCGCAAAATTCCCGAATTATCTTTTTACCTGGATGATTCGTTGGATTATATTGAAAATATAGATAATCTGTTGAATAAGTAA
- a CDS encoding mannose-1-phosphate guanylyltransferase translates to MKDNYCVIMGGGIGSRFWPFSRESYPKQFLDFFGTGRSLLQMTFDRFNKIIPTENIYIVSNEKYASLIKQQLPELKDEQILMEPTRRNTAPCIAYAAYHIYACNPNANIVVAPSDHLILKEDQFLKDVNKALDFVKENKALVTLGIKPSRPETGYGYIQSSDSMLGEFTKVKTFTEKPNLELAKVFYESGEFFWNSGLFVWNVGTILEAFHKFLPDITTRFDLGKTKFNTEEEKVFIHENFPYCPNISIDYGVMEKADNVYMLCVDFGWADLGTWGSLFDLAEKDKDNNAALKSQTLFYEANDNIVALENPKKLAVIQGLKDCIIADSGNVLLICKKGDEQRIKQFVADVQLKFGKEYN, encoded by the coding sequence ATGAAAGATAATTATTGCGTTATCATGGGCGGTGGAATAGGAAGTCGCTTTTGGCCGTTTAGCAGGGAAAGTTATCCGAAACAGTTTTTAGATTTTTTCGGAACAGGGAGATCATTACTTCAAATGACTTTCGACCGGTTCAACAAAATAATCCCTACAGAAAATATTTATATTGTTTCAAATGAAAAGTATGCTTCCCTCATCAAGCAACAACTTCCGGAATTAAAAGATGAACAGATCCTTATGGAACCGACTCGCCGGAATACGGCTCCCTGTATTGCCTATGCCGCTTATCATATTTATGCATGTAATCCGAATGCCAATATTGTAGTAGCTCCTTCCGACCATTTAATTCTTAAAGAAGATCAATTCCTGAAAGATGTAAATAAAGCACTTGACTTTGTAAAAGAGAATAAAGCACTGGTTACGTTAGGAATTAAACCGAGCCGGCCGGAAACAGGTTACGGCTATATACAAAGCAGTGATTCCATGTTAGGAGAATTTACCAAGGTAAAAACGTTTACGGAAAAACCCAACCTGGAATTGGCTAAAGTTTTCTACGAAAGCGGTGAATTCTTTTGGAACTCCGGATTATTTGTGTGGAATGTAGGAACTATTTTAGAGGCATTCCATAAATTCTTACCGGACATTACTACGCGGTTCGACTTGGGAAAAACTAAATTCAATACAGAAGAAGAGAAAGTGTTTATCCACGAGAATTTCCCTTATTGTCCTAACATATCTATCGATTATGGTGTAATGGAAAAAGCCGATAATGTGTATATGTTATGTGTAGACTTCGGTTGGGCAGATTTAGGAACTTGGGGATCTTTGTTCGACTTGGCTGAAAAAGATAAAGATAACAATGCCGCACTGAAAAGCCAAACCTTGTTTTATGAAGCAAATGATAATATTGTCGCGCTGGAGAATCCTAAAAAACTGGCTGTGATTCAAGGACTAAAAGATTGTATTATTGCCGATTCGGGAAACGTGCTTCTTATTTGCAAAAAAGGAGATGAACAACGTATTAAACAATTTGTGGCGGATGTACAACTTAAATTTGGAAAAGAATATAATTAA
- a CDS encoding FtsX-like permease family protein has protein sequence MDFSFYIARRYLFSKKSHNAINVISMVSVCGVVIATIALVCSLSVYNGFTELAASLFSEFDPQLKITARAGKAFDPTTPAIRQIRDLPEIAVFSEVVQDNALIRFGERQIVATVKGVSDNYNQLTRIDSTLIDGTFMLREDVVDYATVGVGVAYSLGARAAFATPLELYAPKRNKTVNLANPSTSFNQEYAQVGAVFRIDQPIYDENYVIVPLPLARDLFTYEKEVTSIELRLQDGTNIQKVQNEIASILGPDFRVEDQYQQQAASFKMVKVEKWITYLILSFILIIALFNIVGSLSMLMIEKKSDVRTLRNMGADNQLISRIFLFEGWMISAFGALIGIVIGMIVCILQRQWGILKLGQTTGDFIIDAYPVNVQFFDIFMVFVTVCVMGFLAAWYPVHYLGKKWFRYEN, from the coding sequence GTGGATTTTTCATTTTATATAGCCCGCCGCTATCTGTTTTCCAAGAAGTCGCATAATGCCATTAATGTTATATCTATGGTATCGGTATGCGGTGTGGTAATAGCTACCATTGCTCTAGTTTGTTCTTTGTCTGTATATAATGGTTTTACGGAACTGGCAGCTTCTTTATTCAGCGAATTTGACCCCCAACTAAAAATCACGGCACGCGCCGGTAAAGCTTTTGACCCGACTACTCCTGCGATCCGGCAAATCCGGGATTTACCGGAAATAGCTGTTTTTAGCGAAGTAGTACAAGATAATGCGTTAATACGGTTCGGTGAACGACAAATTGTAGCAACTGTAAAAGGTGTCTCCGATAATTATAACCAGTTAACCCGGATCGATAGTACCTTAATCGATGGAACTTTTATGTTGCGTGAAGATGTGGTAGATTATGCAACCGTAGGTGTAGGAGTAGCTTATTCGTTAGGAGCGCGTGCTGCTTTTGCAACACCGCTTGAATTATATGCTCCGAAACGGAATAAAACGGTCAATTTAGCCAATCCTTCTACTTCTTTTAATCAGGAATATGCTCAGGTGGGAGCGGTATTTCGTATTGACCAGCCTATATATGATGAAAATTATGTGATTGTTCCTCTGCCTCTGGCTCGTGATCTTTTTACTTATGAGAAAGAGGTTACCTCTATAGAATTGCGTTTACAGGACGGAACAAATATTCAGAAAGTACAGAATGAAATAGCCTCTATTTTAGGACCGGATTTTCGTGTAGAAGACCAATATCAACAACAAGCGGCGTCTTTTAAAATGGTAAAGGTAGAGAAATGGATCACTTACCTTATCTTGAGTTTTATTCTTATCATTGCTTTATTTAACATTGTAGGAAGCCTTTCCATGTTGATGATCGAGAAAAAATCGGATGTTCGTACGCTTCGTAATATGGGGGCGGATAACCAATTGATTTCCCGTATTTTTCTATTTGAAGGTTGGATGATCTCCGCATTCGGAGCATTGATAGGAATTGTGATAGGAATGATAGTATGTATTCTGCAACGCCAATGGGGTATATTGAAGTTAGGCCAGACTACCGGTGATTTTATAATAGATGCTTATCCTGTGAATGTACAATTTTTCGATATTTTTATGGTATTTGTTACAGTGTGTGTTATGGGCTTCCTGGCTGCTTGGTATCCGGTACACTATTTAGGTAAAAAATGGTTTCGCTATGAAAATTAA